A genome region from Euphorbia lathyris chromosome 4, ddEupLath1.1, whole genome shotgun sequence includes the following:
- the LOC136227677 gene encoding uncharacterized protein isoform X2: MENVDANQLPEVDALPDGFVDSSIESLAPPTPTYEQEKPLKCNKNSISEIENSIERVPDLAVNEPQNSQESSEKANPGLFPIPLPDIDGFDVSEQLEVMPSKACVQLAEGETALPNSVNLASENSIGLSGHSEVNEQVQENNQSSERQSSDTQVSDAKETSSPESIELQKGRKPETAEVKRKNVKRSFKSEKEFLEFTLKYQQVLTERDTAIAIRDKLESLCRELQRQNKMLMEECKRVSTEGQNLRLDLSTKFQDAIKDVSNKLDEQKEECFSQLKENEMLRNKLKQLADQYMLSEQQYEQKLADLKMKQHEEKLLQEQSQMKVYAEQVSQLLATEKNLRVQLTADGEKFQQFQDALLKSNEVFQTFKQEIEKMGKSIKELKKENVFLKSKSEKSDITLIELVEEREKLKKQLEKTKNQKEKLESLCRSLQAERKQHTTGYDAVPSDQI; this comes from the exons ATGGAGAATGTAGATGCAAATCAGCTTCCTGAAGTGGATGCATTGCCAGATGGGTTTGTTGATAGCTCTATTGAATCTCTAGCTCCACCAACCCCAACTTACGAACAAGAGAAGCCTCTGAAATGCAACAAGAATAGTATTTCAGAAATTGAGAATTCAATCGAAAGAGTACCAGATTTGGCAGTAAATGAACCTCAAAACAGCCAGGAGAGCAGTGAGAAGGCAAATCCAGGATTGTTTCCTATTCCATTGCCTGATATAGATGGATTTGACGTTTCAGAGCAATTGGAAGTAATGCCCAGTAAAGCTTGTGTGCAACTGGCAGAAGGTGAAACGGCCTTGCCCAATTCTGTGAATTTAGCTTCTGAAAATTCAATCGGATTATCTGGACACAGTGAGGTAAATGAACAAGTTCAAGAGAATAATCAAAGTTCTGAGAGAC AAAGTTCAGATACACAGGTTTCAGATGCAAAAGAAACATCCTCACCAGAAAGCATCGAGTTACAGAAAGGCAGAAAACCA GAAACCGCTGAAGTCAAAAGAAAGAATGTGAAACGGTCATTTAAGTCAGAAAAGGAGTTTCTAGAGTTCACTTTGAAGTATCAACAGGTTCTTACTGAAAGAGATACTG CAATTGCCATTCGTGATAAACTCGAGTCACTGTGCAGAGAGCTACAGCGCCAAAATAAAATGCTAATG GAAGAATGCAAAAGGGTGTCAACAGAGGGGCAAAATTTGAGATTAGACTTATCTACTAAGTTCCAAGATGCAATCAAG GATGTCAGCAACAAGTTGGATGAGCAGAAGGAGGAATGCTTCTCTCAGTTGAAGGAGAATGAGAT GTTAAGGAATAAGCTGAAGCAACTAGCTGATCAGTATATGCTTTCTGAACAGCAATATGAACagaag CTTGCTGATTTGAAGATGAAGCAGCATGAAGAGAAATTACTTCAGGAGCAGTCTCAGATGAAAGTATACGCTGAACAGGTTTCACAGTTATTAGCAACGGAAAAGAATTTGCGTGTGCAGCTGACAGCTGATGGAGAAAAATTCCAACAATTCCAG GATGCATTATTAAAGAGCAATGAGGTGTTTCAAACATTTAAGCAAGAGATTGAGAAG ATGGGAAAATCAATCAaggaactgaagaaggaaaatgTGTTTTTGAAGAGCAAGTCTGAGAAATCAGATATTACTCTAATAGAACTTGTTGAGGAG CGTGAGAAATTGAAGAAGCAACTGGAGAAAACCAAGAATCAAAAAGAAAAGTTAGAATCGTTGTGTCGATCACTCCAGGCAGAAAGAAAACAGCACACTACTGGGTACGATGCAGTTCCAAGTGATCAAATATga
- the LOC136227677 gene encoding uncharacterized protein isoform X1, with protein sequence MENVDANQLPEVDALPDGFVDSSIESLAPPTPTYEQEKPLKCNKNSISEIENSIERVPDLAVNEPQNSQESSEKANPGLFPIPLPDIDGFDVSEQLEVMPSKACVQLAEGETALPNSVNLASENSIGLSGHSEVNEQVQENNQSSERQSSDTQVSDAKETSSPESIELQKGRKPETAEVKRKNVKRSFKSEKEFLEFTLKYQQVLTERDTAIAIRDKLESLCRELQRQNKMLMEECKRVSTEGQNLRLDLSTKFQDAIKDVSNKLDEQKEECFSQLKENEMLRNKLKQLADQYMLSEQQYEQKLKHKSLELQLADLKMKQHEEKLLQEQSQMKVYAEQVSQLLATEKNLRVQLTADGEKFQQFQDALLKSNEVFQTFKQEIEKMGKSIKELKKENVFLKSKSEKSDITLIELVEEREKLKKQLEKTKNQKEKLESLCRSLQAERKQHTTGYDAVPSDQI encoded by the exons ATGGAGAATGTAGATGCAAATCAGCTTCCTGAAGTGGATGCATTGCCAGATGGGTTTGTTGATAGCTCTATTGAATCTCTAGCTCCACCAACCCCAACTTACGAACAAGAGAAGCCTCTGAAATGCAACAAGAATAGTATTTCAGAAATTGAGAATTCAATCGAAAGAGTACCAGATTTGGCAGTAAATGAACCTCAAAACAGCCAGGAGAGCAGTGAGAAGGCAAATCCAGGATTGTTTCCTATTCCATTGCCTGATATAGATGGATTTGACGTTTCAGAGCAATTGGAAGTAATGCCCAGTAAAGCTTGTGTGCAACTGGCAGAAGGTGAAACGGCCTTGCCCAATTCTGTGAATTTAGCTTCTGAAAATTCAATCGGATTATCTGGACACAGTGAGGTAAATGAACAAGTTCAAGAGAATAATCAAAGTTCTGAGAGAC AAAGTTCAGATACACAGGTTTCAGATGCAAAAGAAACATCCTCACCAGAAAGCATCGAGTTACAGAAAGGCAGAAAACCA GAAACCGCTGAAGTCAAAAGAAAGAATGTGAAACGGTCATTTAAGTCAGAAAAGGAGTTTCTAGAGTTCACTTTGAAGTATCAACAGGTTCTTACTGAAAGAGATACTG CAATTGCCATTCGTGATAAACTCGAGTCACTGTGCAGAGAGCTACAGCGCCAAAATAAAATGCTAATG GAAGAATGCAAAAGGGTGTCAACAGAGGGGCAAAATTTGAGATTAGACTTATCTACTAAGTTCCAAGATGCAATCAAG GATGTCAGCAACAAGTTGGATGAGCAGAAGGAGGAATGCTTCTCTCAGTTGAAGGAGAATGAGAT GTTAAGGAATAAGCTGAAGCAACTAGCTGATCAGTATATGCTTTCTGAACAGCAATATGAACagaag TTAAAACATAAATCCCTGGAACTTCAGCTTGCTGATTTGAAGATGAAGCAGCATGAAGAGAAATTACTTCAGGAGCAGTCTCAGATGAAAGTATACGCTGAACAGGTTTCACAGTTATTAGCAACGGAAAAGAATTTGCGTGTGCAGCTGACAGCTGATGGAGAAAAATTCCAACAATTCCAG GATGCATTATTAAAGAGCAATGAGGTGTTTCAAACATTTAAGCAAGAGATTGAGAAG ATGGGAAAATCAATCAaggaactgaagaaggaaaatgTGTTTTTGAAGAGCAAGTCTGAGAAATCAGATATTACTCTAATAGAACTTGTTGAGGAG CGTGAGAAATTGAAGAAGCAACTGGAGAAAACCAAGAATCAAAAAGAAAAGTTAGAATCGTTGTGTCGATCACTCCAGGCAGAAAGAAAACAGCACACTACTGGGTACGATGCAGTTCCAAGTGATCAAATATga